A section of the Vespa velutina chromosome 6, iVesVel2.1, whole genome shotgun sequence genome encodes:
- the LOC124949927 gene encoding clathrin interactor 1 isoform X2, with product MNMWKVREFMDKATNVVMNYTETEAKVREATNDDAWGPTGAMMQELAQATFTYEQFPDVMSMLWKRMLQENKRNWRRTYKSLLLLNYLVRNGSERVVTSSREHIYDLRSLENYTCIDEFGKDQGINIRHKVRELIDFIQDDDKLKEERKKAKKNKDKYVGLSSEAMGMRFGGGDRWTESPKWNKSSTDNYNDWDRDNRGKGFEDANNSDDGEREDSDNDTHASPKRGNREYRDTMESIDRIGKTISGSMSSVNASPVRTTRNLKKVDLGAAANYGKEQSNAFSSPANHQKNKNDILNDIFDSQNDNNTKSTIDDDDFNPRGNNHSQPANLDFGDFASAFGSPTVKMKENDEFADFTSAFSSGVTSPNNSLHASQNQLSFMGNTIPNTSNTTTNNLNNTMISNASATGFKMINPNSIQKNNVGNNLFDSLQPQTPNNEAVLNNNTVSSNTDLLSDLGNFNSLSIGLGDKRENNANNSNLFNTSAPAVLGDFGTGTIGLSSVTNLLTPSSVNAKNPAPNNMSSSQIGSTWAGSGLNIDLDNIMGSKSKQAGPAPTMNQLASTSPQHQVKPVAASTLGYTSPMIQSQTQQQQQQQQQQQQQQQQANSVFFSAFQ from the exons gACTAATGTGGTAATGAACTATACCGAAACCGAAGCCAAAGTACGAGAAGCAACAAACGATGATGCGTGGGGACCTACTG GTGCAATGATGCAAGAACTGGCTCAGGCAACATTCACGTACGAACAATTCCCCGATGTAATGTCCATGTTGTGGAAAAGGATGTTgcaagaaaataaacgaaattggCGTCGAACATACAAG TCCTTACTTCTCTTGAATTATTTGGTACGTAATGGATCCGAACGAGTCGTAACATCCTCCAGAGAACATATCTATGATCTGCGATCATTAGAGAACTACACTTGCATCGATGAATTTGGAAAGGATCAAGGAATAAATATCAGGCATAAAGTTCgagaattaatcgatttcattCAGGACGATGACAAATTAAAGGAAGAACGTAAGAAggcgaagaaaaacaaagataaatatgTTGGCTTATCGAGCGAGGCAATGGGTATGAGATTTGGGGGTGGAGATAGGTGGACGGAAAGTCCTAAATGGAACAAATCTAGTACAGATAATTACAATGATTGGGATAGAGATAATCGTGGAAAAGGTTTCGAAGATGCGAACAATAG TGACGATGGCGAAAGGGAAGACTCGGACAATGACACACATGCTAGTCCAAAAAGAGGCAATAGGGAATATAGGGATACGATGGAAAGTATAGATCGAATTGGTAAAACTATTTCGGGATCCATGTCCTCAGTGAATGCATCACCGGTGCGAACAACACGCAATCTCAAAAAAGTAGATTTAGGCGCAGCAGCGAATTATGGAAAAGAACAATCC aatGCATTCTCTTCTCCAGCTAATCATcagaagaataagaatgacATTTTAAATGACATCTTCGATTctcaaaatgataataatacaaagtCGACCATCGATGATGACGACTTCAATCCGAGAGGAAATAATCATTCGCAACCTGCTAATCTTGATTTTGGCGATTTTGCCAGTGCATTCGGTAGTCCTACcgttaaaatgaaagaaaacgatgaATTCGCTGATTTTACGTCAGCTTTTAGTTCTGGCGTTACCTCTCCTAATAATTCATTGCATGCATCGCAAAATCAATTATCTTTTATGGGAAACACAATACCAAACACTAGCAATACTACGACGAATAATCTAAATAACACTATGATTTCTAATGCTTCAGCAACTggttttaaaatgataaatccaAATagtattcaaaaaaataatgttggtAATAATTTGTTCGATTCTTTGCAACCACAAACACCCAATAACGAAGCagtattaaacaataatacag TATCCTCGAATACTGATTTATTGTCGGACCTTGGGAACTTCAATTCTTTATCAATCGGATTAggggataaaagagaaaataatgccAACAACTCTAACTTGTTCAATACCTCTGCTCCTGCTGTTTTGGGGGATTTTGGAACAG GAACAATTGGACTATCATCTGTTACAAATCTACTCACACCTTCGTCCGTTAATGCCAAGAATCCAGCACCAAATAATATGTCTTCCTCGCAAATTGGCTCAACGTGGGCTGGCTCAGGATTGAATATAGATCTTGATAATATAATGGGTAGTAAATCAAAACAAGCTGGACCAGCACCAACTATGAATCAACTTGCTAGTACTAGCCCACAGCATCAAGTTAAACCTGTAG CAGCATCAACATTAGGATATACATCACCTATGATTCAATCTCAAacacagcagcagcaacaacaacaacaacagcaacaacaacagcaacaacaagcAAATTCAGTATTCTTCTCTGCGTTTCAATGA
- the LOC124949927 gene encoding telomere length regulation protein TEL2 homolog isoform X1, whose protein sequence is MNMWKVREFMDKATNVVMNYTETEAKVREATNDDAWGPTGAMMQELAQATFTYEQFPDVMSMLWKRMLQENKRNWRRTYKSLLLLNYLVRNGSERVVTSSREHIYDLRSLENYTCIDEFGKDQGINIRHKVRELIDFIQDDDKLKEERKKAKKNKDKYVGLSSEAMGMRFGGGDRWTESPKWNKSSTDNYNDWDRDNRGKGFEDANNSDDGEREDSDNDTHASPKRGNREYRDTMESIDRIGKTISGSMSSVNASPVRTTRNLKKVDLGAAANYGKEQSNAFSSPANHQKNKNDILNDIFDSQNDNNTKSTIDDDDFNPRGNNHSQPANLDFGDFASAFGSPTVKMKENDEFADFTSAFSSGVTSPNNSLHASQNQLSFMGNTIPNTSNTTTNNLNNTMISNASATGFKMINPNSIQKNNVGNNLFDSLQPQTPNNEAVLNNNTVSSNTDLLSDLGNFNSLSIGLGDKRENNANNSNLFNTSAPAVLGDFGTACRQEDNIESTEKNSENAANRLLESLCSMESIKSQSSLEKLKTQISDYNIFLPGPLTHQKYIDLNFDPFLDPMLHGRILEEIIDKFDHNWPLQGNNLDPIIKQLIIIDGMSLETLYETLVVLTQALKQSTDDNRKVYIISIILEELMKSDALFCAIVNACKYRQESTIKQEELKQTWKSTIQLLVSLPNRVANKLRNKTLDIFLPQMYTKMISFHIARGFSFVHDCMEKCGIQINFNIFSMIISKMAIAINSTNLNCLIDILSTWCYEDDNRRNSIQTILRELDRAAIEPLVVLFLKHCDIKNGVYCIFGDLIEVSNWMYTLTTKIPFMSYYEDERENFIINFITYLSQSSKENRIMIDLLIKLLDVWGDKSALNHTSMEQHKYITKLIILAITVVKNNIKTNDKETCRKLIFFGISTHLESTHITLRAIGMRTGEIVVRALSESDNSPKLEFHYDSMGEEIIELVKSFDMLIEKIQTLDSEQSCQSEENLYYDDIIFNSLGDKKVFHLGLECNILSLKNIKQLEESEENTTGKEKDSLNVFRQNIEDKGLTSKENIEEQSELDSDDDLIPYDISNDTKLSERLRPMYLRDLRDNLTDERKTTNAEVFAESLEVCEELILSQLPNDDVSFGLELLVILVNLTESSYVEDFELLIFKSCVAIVTVYPKESAEYLCREFYSETCKYSTSQRLLFLDILAESARGLSKINISNDNSNNKEIARTTKIPTKGISLLIDTDKKCDILSSDDLDYFQNTNTGSINWREIVDKRIESNTRRFAHNAKPTKMLANKFGNVASSFFFPLLYGYGKQGNCLYIGLESYSDQRNSLLVRFLKTLSTIMVAGQNCLIASKMGKEILELTWSLRYHEQAKVRLAVIENVAAVIVAVPKESIMNDLFEPLMEVRLWLLNLTQNVINGEHDKDCRTLAGNVLSLIDSIIGSTFANN, encoded by the exons gACTAATGTGGTAATGAACTATACCGAAACCGAAGCCAAAGTACGAGAAGCAACAAACGATGATGCGTGGGGACCTACTG GTGCAATGATGCAAGAACTGGCTCAGGCAACATTCACGTACGAACAATTCCCCGATGTAATGTCCATGTTGTGGAAAAGGATGTTgcaagaaaataaacgaaattggCGTCGAACATACAAG TCCTTACTTCTCTTGAATTATTTGGTACGTAATGGATCCGAACGAGTCGTAACATCCTCCAGAGAACATATCTATGATCTGCGATCATTAGAGAACTACACTTGCATCGATGAATTTGGAAAGGATCAAGGAATAAATATCAGGCATAAAGTTCgagaattaatcgatttcattCAGGACGATGACAAATTAAAGGAAGAACGTAAGAAggcgaagaaaaacaaagataaatatgTTGGCTTATCGAGCGAGGCAATGGGTATGAGATTTGGGGGTGGAGATAGGTGGACGGAAAGTCCTAAATGGAACAAATCTAGTACAGATAATTACAATGATTGGGATAGAGATAATCGTGGAAAAGGTTTCGAAGATGCGAACAATAG TGACGATGGCGAAAGGGAAGACTCGGACAATGACACACATGCTAGTCCAAAAAGAGGCAATAGGGAATATAGGGATACGATGGAAAGTATAGATCGAATTGGTAAAACTATTTCGGGATCCATGTCCTCAGTGAATGCATCACCGGTGCGAACAACACGCAATCTCAAAAAAGTAGATTTAGGCGCAGCAGCGAATTATGGAAAAGAACAATCC aatGCATTCTCTTCTCCAGCTAATCATcagaagaataagaatgacATTTTAAATGACATCTTCGATTctcaaaatgataataatacaaagtCGACCATCGATGATGACGACTTCAATCCGAGAGGAAATAATCATTCGCAACCTGCTAATCTTGATTTTGGCGATTTTGCCAGTGCATTCGGTAGTCCTACcgttaaaatgaaagaaaacgatgaATTCGCTGATTTTACGTCAGCTTTTAGTTCTGGCGTTACCTCTCCTAATAATTCATTGCATGCATCGCAAAATCAATTATCTTTTATGGGAAACACAATACCAAACACTAGCAATACTACGACGAATAATCTAAATAACACTATGATTTCTAATGCTTCAGCAACTggttttaaaatgataaatccaAATagtattcaaaaaaataatgttggtAATAATTTGTTCGATTCTTTGCAACCACAAACACCCAATAACGAAGCagtattaaacaataatacag TATCCTCGAATACTGATTTATTGTCGGACCTTGGGAACTTCAATTCTTTATCAATCGGATTAggggataaaagagaaaataatgccAACAACTCTAACTTGTTCAATACCTCTGCTCCTGCTGTTTTGGGGGATTTTGGAACAG CGTGCAGACAAGAAGATAACATCGAGTCAACAGAGAAAAATTCAGAAAATGCTGCTAATCGTCTTTTGGAATCGCTATGTTCCATGGAGAGTATTAAATCTCAAAGTAGTCTGGAAAAATTAAAGACACAAATTTCGgattataacatatttttaccTGGTCCACTTActcatcaaaaatatattgatctAAATTTTGATCCATTTCTTGATCCTATGTTACACGGAAGAATTttagaagaaattattgaCAAATTTGACCATAATTGGCCATTGCAGGGAAATAATTTAGATccaataattaaacaattgaTCATCATCGATGGTATGTCATTAGAGACATTGTACGAAACACTCGTGGTATTAACTCAAGCCTTAAAGCAATCCACTGACGACAacagaaaagtatatataatttctattattttggAAGAGCTGATGAAAAGTGATGCTTTATTTTGTGCAATAGTAAATGCATGTAAATATCGACAAGAGTCGACGATAAAGCAAGAAGAATTGAAACAAACCTGGAAAAGTACAATACAGCTATTAGTCTCTTTACCAAATCGAGTTGCTAACAAATTAAGGAATAAAACGTTGGATATTTTTCTCCCACAAATGTATACAAAAATGATTAGCTTTCATATCGCTCGTGGATTCTCCTTCGTTCATGATTGTATGGAAAAGTGCGgcattcaaataaatttcaatatcttttcaatgattattaGTAAAATGGCAATCGCAATAAACTCGACGAACTTGAATTGcttaattgatattttgtcAACGTGGTGTTATGAAGATGACAATAGAAGAAACTCAATACAGACTATACTCAGAGAATTAGATCGAGCAGCCATTGAGCCACTggttgtattatttttaaagcattgcgatattaaaaatggagtatattgtatttttggAGACTTAATAGAAGTATCCAATTGGATGTACACATTGACAACAAAGATCCCATTTATGTCTTATTatgaagatgaaagagagaattttattatcaattttataacatACTTATCGCAatcttcaaaagaaaatcgtattaTGATAGACCTGTTAATCAAACTCTTAGATGTGTGGGGTGATAAAAGTGCATTAAATCATACTTCTATGGAACAGCATAAGTACATTACAAAATTGATTATTCTTGCAATAACagtagtaaaaaataatatcaaaactaACGACAAGGAAACTTGccgaaaattaatattttttggaaTATCAACGCATTTGGAAAGTACGCATATTACTCTGAGGGCGATAGGTATGCGTACTGGAGAAATTGTTGTGAGAGCTCTATCAGAATCGGATAACAGTCCAAAATTGGAATTTCATTATGACAGTATGGGTgaagaaattattgaattagtaaaatcatttgatatgctaatagaaaaaatacaaacattaGATTCAGAACAATCTTGCCAGAGTGAAGAGAACTTATATTACgatgatataattttcaattcattGGGCGATAAGAAAGTTTTTCATTTGGGTTTAGAgtgtaatatattatcgttgaaGAATATAAAACAACTTGAGGAAAGTGAAGAGAATACgactggaaaagaaaaagactcaTTAAATGTTTTTCGCCAAAATATTGAAGACAAAGGATTAACTAGCAAAGAGAATATCGAGGAACAATCGGAACTGGATAGTGATGATGATTTAATCCCTTATGATATATCTAATGATACCAAATTATCTGAAAGATTAAGACCTATGTATTTGCGTGATCTACGTGACAATTTAACAGATGAACGAAAAACAACGAATGCCGAAGTTTTTGCCGAGTCATTGGAAGTATGTGaggaattaatattatctcaaTTACCAAATGATGATGTATCATTTGGTTTAGAATTATTGGTAATTCTCGTAAACCTCACAGAATCTTCTTACGTAGAagattttgaattattaatttttaaatcctGCGTGGCCATCGTAACTGTATATCCCAAAGAGTCAGCGGAATATTTGTGTCGAGAATTTTATAGTGAAACATGTAAATATTCCACGAGCCAACGTTTACTTTTCTTAGACATATTAGCGGAATCAGCTAGAGGATTATCCAAGATCAATATATCAAATGATAATTCTAATAACAAAGAGATTGCGCGTACTACAAAAATACCTACCAAAGGAATATCACTTCTTATTGATACTGATAAAAAATGTGATATTTTGTCTAGTGATGATttggattattttcaaaatacaaATACTGGATCTATCAATTGGAGAGAAATAGTTGATAAAAGGATTGAATCAAATACAAGAAGATTTGCCCATAATGCAAAACCTACAAAAATGTTAGCCAACAAATTTGGAAACGTCgcatcatctttcttttttcctcttctgtATGGTTATGGGAAACAAGGGAATTGTTTATACATCGGATTAGAATCATATTCCGatcaaagaaattctttattagTACGATTTCTTAAAACGTTATCTACTATAATGGTAGCAGGCCAAAATTGTTTAATAGCATCAAAGATGGGAAAGGAAATATTGGAATTAACATGGAGCTTAAGATATCATGAACAAGCTAAAGTAAGATTAGCTGTGATAGAGAATGTAGCAGCAGTTATTGTTGCAGTACCTAAAGAAAGTATAATGAATGATCTATTTGAACCTCTTATGGAAGTAAGGCTTTGGCTTTTGAATTTAACACAGAATGTGATTAATGGAGAACACGATAAAGACTGTAGAACATTAGCTGGAAATGTATTATCACTAATTGATTCCATCATCGGTTCAACATTTGCCAACAATTAA
- the LOC124949927 gene encoding clathrin interactor 1 isoform X3: MNMWKVREFMDKATNVVMNYTETEAKVREATNDDAWGPTGAMMQELAQATFTYEQFPDVMSMLWKRMLQENKRNWRRTYKSLLLLNYLVRNGSERVVTSSREHIYDLRSLENYTCIDEFGKDQGINIRHKVRELIDFIQDDDKLKEERKKAKKNKDKYVGLSSEAMGMRFGGGDRWTESPKWNKSSTDNYNDWDRDNRGKGFEDANNSDDGEREDSDNDTHASPKRGNREYRDTMESIDRIGKTISGSMSSVNASPVRTTRNLKKVDLGAAANYGKEQSNAFSSPANHQKNKNDILNDIFDSQNDNNTKSTIDDDDFNPRGNNHSQPANLDFGDFASAFGSPTVKMKENDEFADFTSAFSSGVTSPNNSLHASQNQLSFMGNTIPNTSNTTTNNLNNTMISNASATGFKMINPNSIQKNNVGNNLFDSLQPQTPNNEAVLNNNTVSSNTDLLSDLGNFNSLSIGLGDKRENNANNSNLFNTSAPAVLGDFGTGTIGLSSVTNLLTPSSVNAKNPAPNNMSSSQIGSTWAGSGLNIDLDNIMGSKSKQAGPAPTMNQLASTSPQHQVKPVASTLGYTSPMIQSQTQQQQQQQQQQQQQQQQANSVFFSAFQ; encoded by the exons gACTAATGTGGTAATGAACTATACCGAAACCGAAGCCAAAGTACGAGAAGCAACAAACGATGATGCGTGGGGACCTACTG GTGCAATGATGCAAGAACTGGCTCAGGCAACATTCACGTACGAACAATTCCCCGATGTAATGTCCATGTTGTGGAAAAGGATGTTgcaagaaaataaacgaaattggCGTCGAACATACAAG TCCTTACTTCTCTTGAATTATTTGGTACGTAATGGATCCGAACGAGTCGTAACATCCTCCAGAGAACATATCTATGATCTGCGATCATTAGAGAACTACACTTGCATCGATGAATTTGGAAAGGATCAAGGAATAAATATCAGGCATAAAGTTCgagaattaatcgatttcattCAGGACGATGACAAATTAAAGGAAGAACGTAAGAAggcgaagaaaaacaaagataaatatgTTGGCTTATCGAGCGAGGCAATGGGTATGAGATTTGGGGGTGGAGATAGGTGGACGGAAAGTCCTAAATGGAACAAATCTAGTACAGATAATTACAATGATTGGGATAGAGATAATCGTGGAAAAGGTTTCGAAGATGCGAACAATAG TGACGATGGCGAAAGGGAAGACTCGGACAATGACACACATGCTAGTCCAAAAAGAGGCAATAGGGAATATAGGGATACGATGGAAAGTATAGATCGAATTGGTAAAACTATTTCGGGATCCATGTCCTCAGTGAATGCATCACCGGTGCGAACAACACGCAATCTCAAAAAAGTAGATTTAGGCGCAGCAGCGAATTATGGAAAAGAACAATCC aatGCATTCTCTTCTCCAGCTAATCATcagaagaataagaatgacATTTTAAATGACATCTTCGATTctcaaaatgataataatacaaagtCGACCATCGATGATGACGACTTCAATCCGAGAGGAAATAATCATTCGCAACCTGCTAATCTTGATTTTGGCGATTTTGCCAGTGCATTCGGTAGTCCTACcgttaaaatgaaagaaaacgatgaATTCGCTGATTTTACGTCAGCTTTTAGTTCTGGCGTTACCTCTCCTAATAATTCATTGCATGCATCGCAAAATCAATTATCTTTTATGGGAAACACAATACCAAACACTAGCAATACTACGACGAATAATCTAAATAACACTATGATTTCTAATGCTTCAGCAACTggttttaaaatgataaatccaAATagtattcaaaaaaataatgttggtAATAATTTGTTCGATTCTTTGCAACCACAAACACCCAATAACGAAGCagtattaaacaataatacag TATCCTCGAATACTGATTTATTGTCGGACCTTGGGAACTTCAATTCTTTATCAATCGGATTAggggataaaagagaaaataatgccAACAACTCTAACTTGTTCAATACCTCTGCTCCTGCTGTTTTGGGGGATTTTGGAACAG GAACAATTGGACTATCATCTGTTACAAATCTACTCACACCTTCGTCCGTTAATGCCAAGAATCCAGCACCAAATAATATGTCTTCCTCGCAAATTGGCTCAACGTGGGCTGGCTCAGGATTGAATATAGATCTTGATAATATAATGGGTAGTAAATCAAAACAAGCTGGACCAGCACCAACTATGAATCAACTTGCTAGTACTAGCCCACAGCATCAAGTTAAACCTGTAG CATCAACATTAGGATATACATCACCTATGATTCAATCTCAAacacagcagcagcaacaacaacaacaacagcaacaacaacagcaacaacaagcAAATTCAGTATTCTTCTCTGCGTTTCAATGA